The Triticum urartu cultivar G1812 chromosome 6, Tu2.1, whole genome shotgun sequence genome includes the window GTTTTTAAGTTGACAATCAAAAGGAATTTGAGTTTCAAACTGTATCCAGCAAACAGGTGGAAATCTCATACTGTTTATAAGTTATAGCATGGCTGAACAGAAGGAACTCATTCAGGACCATTGCACGCATAGAAGAAGAATTTTCAACCACAGAAAAGCAGCAGAGTGTGCGCCGCTCGGTCATCACTCTGAAGAATGAAGTCTATTTCGGCATCTCAGAGTTCAGCAATTATTGCATATAAATATACATAGTACAAGAATGTTCATCGGTTTGATGCCATAGCAAACAGCAGAAAGTGTCCACCAGTCATCACTTTGAAAAATGAACAAACAGGGTCAGCTATTATCAGCTATTCAGCTTCTGTTTTCGTATGTCAGACTTTCAGCAGTTTATTGTATAACatatatagtactccctccgttccgaattacttgtcgcgggtatggatgtatctagatgtattttagttctagatacatccattcctgcgacgagtaatttggaacggagggagtatgaagAATGAGGCTGGTTATTAACACCTTACATGCTTATCAAGCAGAGAAATAAGAGTTTCTAACCACAGCAAAACAGCATTGTGTGTCCATGAGTTATCGAAAAAATATCAAAGTTCACAATTGAATGTTCATAAAAGGCCCTTCTTTAACATGATAGTAGCATGGCAACACATATTTCACTGGATGACTGTTAAATCAGTGCAAAAAGTCAGGAGTAAGTATTCACTGGATGTGCGCACCTTTGTAGCAATGTCATGCAATAAAACAAAGATGACCAGATTGGTCAATGGCCTATAAGTAACTAAAATTCATTCCACACAAATGAACCGTGTCAGAGAAGAAGAATAGTCAACCAGAGCAAAACAGCAGAGTACTTTGGGCAAAATAGCCTACAGTTAGGTAAAACCCATCCACACAAATGAATCATATCATTGCGAGCCAGTATCAGACTTCTTTAAGTTGACTGTTGATTCTGCCATCACTACCACTACAAAAGAACCTTGAGTTCCATGCTGTATCCAACAAACAGGTGAAAATGTCATAACCAGGCGAATTCATTTAGGAATCAGGATGAAATGcaggaaaaaaaggaagaattTCTATCCACATCAAAAACAGCAGCTCGTCCATCAGTGAACACTCTTAAGAATGAACGAACAGGGTCAGCTATTATCAGCTTCTATTTCAGTTTCTGGATCCAGCAGTTTATTGTATAACATACATAGTACAAAGAATGGGACGAATTATTAACACCTACAAGTTACCAATGAGGGGACATTTTGGCGTGCGTCTTCCACTCCCAGGCACCGTCGGTCGCGATGCTGTCCAATATGGCAGCCTGATTACTGTCGCCAGCAGCGAAATATCGGCAAACCACGACCAAGACAACTTCTGAATTGATGGTGAACCTGAAACATCCTTGTGACAACATGGAAGAGCAACATTTGGTTAACTTGAATGGCCTTTACACCAGGACCAGGACCAGGACCAGGACACATTGAGCCTGCAGCAGGAGAAACATTTCACTGTCCATGGCTAATGTTGTTGCTGTTGATGTCTGTGACTGCGAGCAGGAAAGAGGTTGAGACGCCTCCTGCCTTGGGTCTTGCTCCTGGTGGTGGAAGGGGTGCGGTGGAAGCGCAGCATTCCGGTGtcggggctccggcggggcgACGGGCAGTGGACGCTGCTGCTGCGGCCGAGCCAGTAGAACCTCCTGAGCAGGGAGTCGCGGCGGCCGGCGCTATGTACATGCGCGTGCAGCGAGTCCGCCGGCGACACCTCGGAGTCGACGCCGCCCGCGGACGACGACACGGAGTGGCTGCCCCCGTTGACCCGGGCCGCGGCGTGGCCCTGCGCCCGGGACCTCGCCGCGGCGTCTGTCTCCCGCCACGACTGGGAGGACAGGGATCTGCTGAAGAAGCCCGCCACCGGGTTCGCCGCCCGGCGGGTGCGGTCCCACCACGGCCTGAGCGAGGCCTTGCTTGAGCTGGAGTGGAGCACGAGCGCGGAGGCGGAAGCAGGGGCGGTGGTGCTGggcgcagcggcggcggcggaggttgAGGCGGAGGCGGAGTCGTTGGCGTCCCAGGACTGGCGGGAGGGGAGCCAGGAGGCGGGGTCGTGGCCGTGCTCGCAGCAGACGATCCACTCGCAGGACTGGCGGAGGGAGCGCTTCCGCtgcagcggtggcggcggctccggctcGGCCCTGGGCTCGGGATCTTGGTCTCCAGCTCCGACCGGCGCGGGCCGGTCCTGCTGGTCGTGGAGCTGGAAGAGGCGGAGCAGCGTCGTCCTGCCCCCGCCTTCCTCCGCCACCTCCTGCGCCGCGGCCACCAccggtcgaggaggaggaggggggaggggggacgGGGAGGGGGCCGGGGGCGTGGCCGGGAgcgcggcggcggagaggcgCTCGAGGAGGCAGGCGGAGCAGAAGCCGGTGAAGGGCGGCTGCGACGGGTGCCTGGCGCACCGGGACAGGTCGGGATTCATCGCCCGccggccaccgccaccgccgccgcccgggaGCCGGAGGCGAGACCAATTCCGCGGCGGGGAAAGGGGATCGATTTGGTTTGACCGGACAAAGGCTAGGGCTTTGACCAGCCCGCCGCCCGCTCCTCTCCTAAGCTCAGTCTTCACTCTCAGTGGGTGTGGTGTGGTGTGGGGAATCCAATTGGAAGTGGACAGAGAGAAAGGGGGAGAGCCGTTGTGTCCTTGGCTCGGCTTGTCTCGCTGCCAAGTGGGCCCGCCCCTCACAGCACAACGGCTCTCTCAGCCACCCTCCCACAAACACAATCGCAAAAGCCACATGGAAGGTTGGAGAGCCAACTCGGAGCGCGATACGCAACACAGTTCAGCCGAGACTTTCCAACCACAAGCCCCGCTCGTCCGAAAGGGACCTTGTCAGGGTTCATGGCCACGACTGGCTGAGCTAGGTCGATTTGCTTGCCTCTAGCTCGATCGTCGATCGGCGGGCGAAATTGTAAGGAGCGGGGGTTGCCGATGAACGGAAGTCGTGACAAAGGATGAAGAAGACGTAGATTGTAACAAAGGTccgattgattgattgattgattggtTTGCGGGCTTCAGTTTACAATCGGCCATCACCCTTTACATTATATGGCCTTTCCGTGTAAGTCACTGCCGCGTATATGTTCGTTTACGTGTTTGTGTCCGTGTACATGGACGAAGTTATTGCCTTGGCCTTGTTGACTCAGGGACGACGGTGTACTACAAAGTGGTCGGCTCGTTTACAAGGAGCCCAGCAGTAGGCCTGCGCGAGGGCCAAGAAGGTTGCTCGGTGCCACATGAGTTGTTGGGATTCTCCAAGTATAAGGGTGAAGCAGAACAGGAGCAATATGTCCCTCAGTTAGAGAATCAATGTTATCAATCCACTAGGAGTCTCCAAGCTAACAAACAAACACaaacacaaacacacacacacacacacacacacactcgtcCCCAACATGGCAAGAGGATTGTCAATCCCCTTGTGTTCCTAGTTACATGATTAAATAGCAAGTGGTAGAGATAGTTTGTAGTAATGTAACACGGCAAAAATAGAAGTAGCCATTTTGCAAAAGAATTTAGTAACGGAGAATAGACCTAGTGGGCATAGGTTGATTAGTGGTATCTTTCTCGAAAACAGGCAAATGACATGGTGAACAAATTACAGTTGGGCAACGATAAAATTGCAATATTTATGACTATGATCATTTACGGCACAATCTTATATAGGCATTACATAATAAGTAGACTGTTAATCCAATTGCATCTACCACTAATactcaaccgctatccagcatgcatctcaATGTGTTAAGTTTGCAAGGACCAAAGCATcaataagcaagatgacataatgtagacacCAAGACATCAATCAATATGATGAAACCCTGTTGTTTTATCCTTAGTGGcatgtgacgccctcgattcaatcgtacactaatcatatacgcaaatgtgtacgatcaagatcaaggactcacgggaagatatcacaacataactctagacacaaaataaaataatacaagctttatattaaaagccaggggcctcgagggctcgaatacataagcttgaatacacaagagtcagcggaagcaacaatatctgagtacagacataaattagacaagattgccttaagaaggctagcacaaaagcaacatcgatcgaaaaggcaaggcctcctgcctgggagctgTTGG containing:
- the LOC125516187 gene encoding uncharacterized protein LOC125516187, whose protein sequence is MNPDLSRCARHPSQPPFTGFCSACLLERLSAAALPATPPAPSPSPLPPPPPRPVVAAAQEVAEEGGGRTTLLRLFQLHDQQDRPAPVGAGDQDPEPRAEPEPPPPLQRKRSLRQSCEWIVCCEHGHDPASWLPSRQSWDANDSASASTSAAAAAPSTTAPASASALVLHSSSSKASLRPWWDRTRRAANPVAGFFSRSLSSQSWRETDAAARSRAQGHAAARVNGGSHSVSSSAGGVDSEVSPADSLHAHVHSAGRRDSLLRRFYWLGRSSSVHCPSPRRSPDTGMLRFHRTPSTTRSKTQGRRRLNLFPARSHRHQQQQH